One window of Thermocoleostomius sinensis A174 genomic DNA carries:
- the lepB gene encoding signal peptidase I — protein sequence MDEFKIESKQESNHSENAWLEGLKTIGLSLILAFGVRTFVAEARYIPSGSMEPTLQVNDRLIIDKISYDFEPPQRGDIVVFNPTDTLEQRNFHDAFIKRVIGLPGEQVEIKNGLVYINHQPLQENYIAAKPDYQWGPVVVPPNSYLVLGDNRNNSYDGHYWGFVPRDRIVGKAVVRFYPFDRVGLID from the coding sequence ATGGATGAATTCAAAATCGAATCAAAGCAAGAATCAAACCACTCTGAGAATGCATGGTTAGAGGGGCTGAAAACCATTGGTCTGAGCCTGATTCTCGCCTTCGGTGTCCGCACCTTTGTGGCAGAAGCCCGATATATTCCATCGGGTTCAATGGAGCCAACTCTACAAGTCAACGATCGCCTGATTATTGATAAAATTAGCTACGATTTTGAACCGCCCCAACGGGGAGACATTGTGGTGTTTAACCCGACGGATACGCTGGAACAGCGAAACTTTCACGATGCTTTCATCAAACGAGTGATTGGTCTGCCCGGAGAGCAGGTCGAAATCAAGAATGGGTTGGTCTACATCAATCATCAACCCCTCCAGGAAAATTACATCGCTGCGAAACCGGATTACCAGTGGGGGCCTGTGGTGGTTCCACCTAATTCCTATCTGGTGTTAGGAGACAATCGCAACAATAGCTATGATGGGCACTACTGGGGCTTCGTTCCCCGCGATCGCATTGTGGGTAAGGCAGTGGTGCGTTTTTATCCCTTCGATCGGGTAGGATTGATTGACTAA
- a CDS encoding DUF421 domain-containing protein, with protein MNSISIATVSMMEYFNNVMVPGVPIDEKIIRAILVYAFLLIALRLGGKRELGQMNGFDLVVLLLLSNTVQNAIIGNDNSVLGGFVGAATLIAVNYIIVRLAYRYPRVSRLVEGRPTILIRNGQIIPENLNSEVITESELRASLRRQGFEELSEVRIAILETNGSLTIEREPDMTEELEHRRLMEQLDRIEMALSQINQS; from the coding sequence TTGAATTCTATATCCATAGCCACAGTGTCCATGATGGAGTATTTCAACAACGTGATGGTGCCCGGTGTACCGATTGATGAGAAAATCATTCGTGCCATATTAGTCTACGCTTTTCTGCTGATTGCTCTTCGACTAGGAGGCAAACGTGAATTAGGTCAAATGAATGGGTTTGATCTGGTAGTGCTGCTCTTACTATCAAATACGGTGCAAAATGCCATTATTGGGAATGACAATTCTGTTTTAGGTGGCTTTGTCGGTGCAGCAACCTTAATTGCCGTGAACTACATTATTGTCCGACTCGCTTACCGCTATCCGCGCGTTTCAAGGCTCGTGGAAGGTAGACCCACGATTCTGATTAGAAACGGGCAAATCATTCCTGAGAATCTCAATTCAGAAGTAATTACCGAGTCAGAACTTCGAGCAAGTTTGCGCCGTCAGGGGTTTGAAGAACTTTCGGAGGTTAGAATTGCAATTTTGGAAACGAATGGGAGTCTCACGATCGAACGAGAACCTGACATGACTGAAGAGCTAGAACACCGAAGGCTAATGGAGCAACTCGATCGTATTGAGATGGCCTTGAGTCAAATCAATCAATCTTAA
- a CDS encoding HlyD family secretion protein, with translation MQSNDHSALNRQTGLNGKSALGKASITSEQLSVPSTKSTPETTELETPDSATKEEATLEPPEPPIEPRRKHPPKWAIGLIVVGAIVAGSWGLRWWHYASTHEETDNAQVVGNIYPISSRIPGTVQTIAVDDNQPVQAGQVLVQLDPHDYQVKVEQAQAALAVAQRQAQAAQAGISLANANAQAQTTTAQGSVGEAIASISSAQAALKEAQAGVPFAQAQLAQSEANLQKAQTDDQRYETLYQQGAISAQQRDAARANYETAAAAVDANRQQVQQSQAKVAQAQQGIAQAQAQLQSSQGGIQQAQATGVQAEVNRSQYDAAVAQIAEAKAALQNAQLQLSYTQITAPATGRVGNKTVEVGQQVQPGQPLMAVVGTAPWIAANFKETQVARMHPGEAVEIHIDAFPSQTFVGRIASLSPASGAQFSLLPPDNATGNFTKVVQRIPVKITFDPSSIQPYENAITAGMSATVSVAVE, from the coding sequence ATGCAGTCCAATGATCATTCCGCGTTAAATCGGCAGACAGGTCTGAATGGCAAGTCTGCTTTAGGGAAAGCAAGTATTACCTCAGAACAGTTATCTGTGCCCAGCACCAAATCCACTCCTGAAACAACGGAATTGGAGACTCCAGACTCAGCCACAAAAGAGGAAGCAACATTAGAACCTCCAGAACCGCCGATCGAACCCCGTCGAAAGCATCCGCCCAAATGGGCAATCGGACTAATTGTTGTCGGTGCGATCGTCGCGGGAAGCTGGGGATTGCGCTGGTGGCACTATGCCTCGACCCATGAAGAAACCGATAACGCCCAGGTGGTGGGAAATATTTACCCGATTAGCAGCCGCATCCCTGGAACGGTACAGACGATCGCGGTGGACGATAATCAGCCTGTTCAGGCAGGACAGGTGCTGGTGCAACTTGATCCCCACGATTATCAAGTCAAGGTAGAGCAAGCCCAAGCTGCCTTAGCCGTAGCCCAACGTCAGGCCCAGGCTGCCCAGGCAGGGATCTCGTTAGCAAACGCCAATGCCCAGGCGCAGACCACCACCGCTCAAGGAAGCGTTGGAGAGGCGATCGCCTCTATCTCTAGTGCCCAAGCCGCATTAAAAGAAGCGCAGGCAGGTGTTCCGTTCGCCCAAGCGCAACTGGCCCAATCTGAGGCGAATCTACAAAAAGCCCAAACAGACGACCAGCGGTATGAAACCCTTTATCAGCAGGGAGCAATCTCTGCCCAACAGCGAGATGCCGCCAGAGCCAATTACGAAACGGCAGCCGCAGCGGTTGATGCCAATCGGCAACAGGTACAGCAGTCCCAGGCAAAAGTAGCCCAGGCGCAGCAGGGTATTGCCCAGGCGCAAGCTCAGTTGCAATCCAGCCAGGGTGGGATACAACAAGCCCAGGCAACCGGAGTGCAGGCAGAAGTGAATCGCAGTCAGTATGATGCCGCTGTGGCTCAGATTGCCGAAGCAAAAGCAGCCCTCCAGAATGCTCAACTCCAGCTTTCCTACACTCAGATTACGGCTCCGGCAACGGGGCGAGTGGGCAATAAAACCGTAGAAGTGGGGCAGCAAGTCCAACCGGGACAGCCCTTGATGGCAGTGGTCGGAACAGCCCCCTGGATTGCTGCCAACTTCAAAGAAACCCAGGTGGCGCGAATGCACCCCGGTGAAGCCGTTGAGATTCATATCGATGCCTTTCCCAGCCAGACCTTTGTTGGACGAATCGCGAGCCTGTCCCCTGCCTCCGGAGCGCAATTCTCGCTGCTGCCTCCAGATAACGCAACAGGGAATTTTACAAAAGTCGTGCAGCGGATTCCCGTCAAGATTACCTTTGACCCCAGCAGTATTCAGCCCTACGAAAATGCAATTACTGCGGGAATGTCGGCAACGGTCAGCGTAGCGGTGGAGTAA
- a CDS encoding DHA2 family efflux MFS transporter permease subunit produces the protein MSHSNSASVSLPRPSLPRSGSPHQKQSAPPSWLKWAIAITAALGAILEVIDTSIVNVALTDIQASVGATISEIGWVVTGYAIANVIIIPLTAWLGDYFGKKRYFVFSLIGFTIASVLCGLSANLPTLIAARVLQGLLGGGLLAKAQSILFETFPPAEQGIAQAIFGVGVIAGPAIGPTLGGYLTDNLGWRWIFFINIPFGIAAVVMALLFLPADQRRSAARQPQVDWWGIGLLAIALGSLQTFLEEGEQDDWFDSQFIWFLAIATVIGLTLFIWRELSTRNPAVDLRVLRHRSLAAGSLYSGIVGMGLYGTLFAVPIFAQSVLHFTAQQTGLLLLPGALASAITMVAVGKISSRVDARLLIATGSVLTTLVMFSLATINPDTGTDSLFYPLLWRGVGTVMMFLPLSLATLSPLPKADIPAGSGFYNLTRQLGGSVGIAVLSTLLEQRHAFHRAMLAESVSPYNLQTQQRLDAMTAAIQSRGSDAVTAQQQALQLLDQTLDLQASILSFEDVFRFVGIVFICSLPLLFLLARGRGNGAGANVH, from the coding sequence ATGAGTCATTCTAATTCGGCTAGCGTTTCTCTGCCTCGTCCATCCTTGCCTCGATCGGGTTCTCCCCATCAGAAACAGTCTGCCCCACCCAGTTGGCTAAAGTGGGCGATCGCCATCACCGCTGCGCTGGGAGCCATTCTGGAGGTGATTGACACTAGCATCGTTAATGTTGCCCTCACAGATATTCAAGCCAGTGTCGGAGCAACCATTAGTGAAATTGGCTGGGTGGTGACGGGGTATGCGATCGCCAATGTGATTATCATTCCCCTCACCGCTTGGTTGGGGGATTATTTTGGCAAGAAACGCTATTTCGTGTTTTCGCTGATTGGGTTCACGATTGCATCGGTGCTGTGTGGACTTTCGGCAAACCTCCCAACCCTGATCGCGGCTCGCGTCTTGCAGGGGCTATTGGGAGGAGGGTTACTGGCGAAAGCCCAATCCATTTTGTTTGAAACGTTTCCTCCTGCCGAACAGGGCATTGCTCAGGCGATTTTTGGCGTGGGAGTCATTGCTGGGCCAGCCATTGGCCCCACCCTGGGCGGATACTTGACTGATAACCTGGGTTGGCGATGGATTTTCTTTATCAACATTCCCTTTGGCATTGCTGCGGTAGTAATGGCATTGCTGTTTTTACCTGCCGATCAACGCAGGTCTGCGGCTCGGCAACCCCAAGTGGATTGGTGGGGCATTGGGCTACTGGCGATCGCCCTTGGGAGTCTGCAAACCTTTCTGGAAGAAGGGGAACAGGATGATTGGTTCGATTCCCAATTCATCTGGTTTTTGGCGATCGCCACCGTCATTGGATTAACGCTATTTATCTGGCGAGAATTATCAACCCGGAATCCAGCCGTAGACCTGCGAGTCTTGCGTCACCGTTCCCTAGCGGCAGGCAGCCTCTACTCCGGAATTGTCGGTATGGGGCTATACGGAACGCTGTTCGCCGTACCAATCTTTGCTCAAAGCGTGCTGCACTTCACGGCACAGCAAACCGGATTGTTGCTACTCCCAGGGGCACTGGCTTCGGCAATTACGATGGTGGCAGTTGGTAAAATTTCCAGTCGGGTTGATGCGCGTTTGTTAATTGCAACGGGCAGCGTCCTTACTACACTGGTGATGTTTTCCCTGGCAACGATCAATCCCGATACGGGAACCGATTCCCTGTTCTATCCATTACTCTGGCGGGGAGTTGGCACGGTCATGATGTTTTTGCCCCTCAGTCTGGCAACGCTGAGTCCGTTACCCAAAGCCGATATTCCGGCTGGATCGGGCTTTTATAACCTGACCCGGCAACTGGGAGGCAGCGTTGGCATTGCTGTGCTTTCTACCCTTCTGGAACAACGGCATGCCTTTCACCGCGCCATGCTAGCTGAAAGTGTTAGCCCGTACAATCTACAAACTCAACAACGTCTCGACGCAATGACCGCTGCCATTCAAAGTCGCGGTTCTGATGCAGTCACCGCTCAACAACAAGCACTGCAATTACTAGATCAAACCCTTGATTTACAGGCTTCCATTTTGTCGTTCGAGGATGTGTTTCGCTTTGTCGGTATTGTGTTTATTTGTTCATTGCCATTACTATTTCTGTTGGCAAGAGGACGGGGAAACGGGGCTGGGGCAAATGTGCATTAG
- a CDS encoding VOC family protein, which translates to MKSNPIVWCEIYVQNMDRAKRFYESVFQMKLEKLESSGMDMWAFPMAMDQVGASGALVQMEGVKSGGSGTIPYFHCDEVATELERVVAAGGHIQQPKMSIGQYGFMAMIVDTEGNMIGLHMSPKESS; encoded by the coding sequence ATGAAATCCAATCCCATTGTTTGGTGTGAAATTTATGTACAGAACATGGATCGGGCAAAAAGGTTTTACGAGTCTGTGTTTCAGATGAAGTTGGAGAAGCTCGAAAGCTCTGGAATGGATATGTGGGCATTTCCAATGGCAATGGATCAGGTTGGCGCTTCTGGCGCATTGGTTCAGATGGAAGGAGTTAAGTCTGGTGGGAGTGGTACGATACCCTATTTCCACTGTGATGAGGTGGCTACAGAACTGGAGCGTGTCGTGGCAGCGGGTGGACACATCCAACAGCCAAAAATGTCAATTGGTCAATATGGGTTCATGGCTATGATCGTTGATACAGAAGGAAACATGATTGGCCTACACATGTCACCGAAAGAGTCGTCATGA
- a CDS encoding SRPBCC family protein: MNNATTIQDRQLTITRLLDAPRSLVFKVWTQPEHFSRWLGPKDFTTIGCQMNVQVGGMYRACIRSPEGTDYWMQGIYREIIEPERIVFTFAWEDENSQPKHETLVTVTFEEQGNKTLMTFQQAIFESIESRDSHNTGWSECFDRLATYLTAF; the protein is encoded by the coding sequence ATGAATAATGCCACGACAATTCAGGATCGGCAACTTACGATCACTCGCCTGTTGGATGCGCCTCGAAGCCTGGTGTTCAAAGTTTGGACTCAACCCGAACACTTTTCTCGCTGGTTAGGCCCAAAGGACTTTACGACCATCGGCTGCCAGATGAATGTGCAAGTTGGCGGGATGTATCGAGCCTGTATTCGCTCCCCTGAAGGCACCGACTATTGGATGCAGGGCATCTATCGCGAAATCATTGAGCCAGAGCGCATAGTCTTTACCTTTGCCTGGGAAGATGAGAACAGCCAGCCTAAACATGAAACGCTGGTGACTGTAACGTTTGAGGAACAGGGCAACAAAACGTTGATGACGTTCCAGCAAGCCATCTTTGAATCGATTGAATCGCGGGATTCTCACAACACAGGTTGGTCAGAGTGTTTTGATCGCCTTGCGACTTATTTAACAGCATTTTGA
- a CDS encoding VOC family protein: protein MSKQIFVNLPVKDLNQSVEFFTKLGFSFNSQFTDETATCMIVSDNIFVMLLTHDKFKSFTPNAICDATKSTEVLVSLSSESRTAVDEMVSNAIAAGGNTYNEPQDHGFMYAHGFQDLDGHIWEIVYMEPSAIQSGEPSTEQYANASR from the coding sequence ATGTCTAAGCAAATTTTTGTGAACCTACCTGTGAAAGACCTCAACCAATCTGTGGAGTTCTTTACGAAACTCGGATTTAGTTTTAACTCTCAATTTACCGATGAAACGGCAACTTGCATGATTGTGAGTGACAATATCTTTGTCATGCTATTAACTCACGACAAATTCAAATCGTTTACACCCAACGCTATTTGCGATGCAACGAAAAGCACTGAAGTCTTAGTAAGTTTGTCGAGTGAAAGTCGAACCGCTGTTGATGAGATGGTGAGCAACGCGATCGCGGCTGGTGGCAACACCTACAACGAACCACAAGATCACGGGTTTATGTATGCTCACGGGTTCCAGGATTTAGATGGACACATTTGGGAAATCGTGTATATGGAACCCAGTGCCATCCAATCTGGCGAACCCTCAACAGAGCAATACGCAAACGCATCACGCTAA
- a CDS encoding dihydrofolate reductase family protein translates to MAELTLTMFLTLDGVMQAPGGPSEDTTGDFPHGGWLVPHADEEMGKTMDDIFSKAEAFLLGRTTYDIFAAHWPRITDTDELVANQLSSLPKYVASRTQTTFDWYGSSLIQDVVGEVGELKQRYSGEIQAHGSCGLAQTLIQHDLIDEYRLLIFPVILGTGKRLFGSGTVPSMLKLVSSSNTSKGTIVSVYRRAGKLQTGSFALD, encoded by the coding sequence ATGGCTGAACTGACTTTAACAATGTTTTTGACCCTGGATGGAGTGATGCAGGCTCCCGGTGGCCCAAGTGAAGATACAACTGGCGACTTTCCTCACGGAGGTTGGCTGGTTCCCCATGCTGATGAGGAAATGGGAAAGACAATGGATGACATTTTCTCGAAAGCAGAAGCATTCCTGCTGGGACGTACCACCTACGACATTTTCGCTGCTCACTGGCCCCGCATCACCGACACAGACGAACTCGTTGCCAACCAATTGAGTTCATTACCAAAGTATGTCGCTTCGCGCACACAGACAACCTTTGATTGGTATGGCTCCTCACTCATTCAGGATGTTGTTGGGGAAGTCGGCGAACTGAAGCAACGTTACTCAGGCGAAATTCAGGCTCACGGCAGTTGTGGACTTGCTCAGACACTGATTCAGCATGACCTGATTGACGAATATCGGTTACTTATCTTTCCTGTAATACTCGGAACTGGCAAACGACTTTTTGGTTCTGGCACTGTTCCATCCATGCTGAAACTCGTCAGTTCCAGCAATACAAGCAAAGGTACTATCGTCAGTGTCTACCGTCGTGCAGGAAAACTTCAGACTGGTTCGTTTGCCCTTGATTGA
- a CDS encoding VOC family protein: MLTTQKIVPCLWFNGDAEEAAKFYVSLLPDSRIDRILKSPIDTPSGPAGMVLTVEFTLAGMQYVGLNGGPQFPFTEAVSFQIHCDDQPEVDRLWSALAEGGSEVACGWVKDRWGLSWQIVPKRMIELLNDRDTERARRAQEAMMKMVKIDIATIERAADGIS; this comes from the coding sequence ATGCTAACAACTCAAAAAATTGTCCCTTGTTTGTGGTTCAACGGCGACGCTGAAGAAGCGGCTAAATTCTATGTTTCGTTACTGCCAGATTCGCGCATCGATCGTATTTTGAAGTCTCCTATTGACACGCCGAGTGGACCCGCTGGCATGGTCTTGACGGTCGAATTCACGTTGGCTGGTATGCAATACGTGGGGCTAAACGGTGGCCCGCAGTTTCCGTTCACTGAGGCTGTGTCGTTTCAAATCCATTGTGATGACCAGCCTGAAGTCGATCGCCTATGGTCTGCTCTCGCAGAGGGTGGATCAGAAGTTGCCTGCGGATGGGTCAAAGATCGGTGGGGACTCTCTTGGCAGATTGTACCCAAGCGGATGATCGAATTACTCAACGATCGCGACACGGAACGCGCACGACGAGCGCAGGAAGCAATGATGAAAATGGTAAAGATTGACATCGCCACAATTGAGCGTGCAGCGGACGGAATCAGTTAG
- a CDS encoding DUF1428 domain-containing protein: MPYVDGFVLAVPSANKEVYKQYAEDAAIIFKEHGALKVVECWGDDVPEGKVTSFPLAVQRQADETVCFAWIVWPSREVRDEGMKKVMADPRSMQPEKNPNAEMPFDGKRMIYGGFEMVVDV, from the coding sequence ATGCCTTACGTTGATGGTTTTGTTTTAGCGGTTCCTTCAGCTAACAAAGAAGTTTACAAGCAATATGCAGAGGACGCAGCGATTATATTTAAGGAACACGGGGCACTCAAGGTAGTCGAATGTTGGGGTGATGACGTTCCTGAAGGTAAAGTTACATCATTTCCTTTAGCTGTTCAGCGTCAGGCAGACGAAACAGTTTGCTTTGCTTGGATTGTGTGGCCCTCACGCGAAGTCAGAGATGAGGGCATGAAGAAAGTCATGGCAGACCCACGCAGTATGCAGCCTGAAAAGAATCCCAATGCTGAAATGCCGTTCGATGGCAAGCGGATGATCTATGGTGGCTTCGAGATGGTTGTTGATGTGTAG
- a CDS encoding ArsR/SmtB family transcription factor, with the protein MSTDSLSVTLAALADPTRRAILAQLAQGEATVTELAEPFEMSLPAISKHLKVLERAQLITRSRDAQWRPCHLNPEPLKDLADWLEHYRQFWEHSFDRLDEYLQELQSTE; encoded by the coding sequence GTGTCTACGGATTCCCTGAGTGTCACCCTTGCTGCCCTCGCTGACCCCACCCGTCGAGCAATTTTAGCGCAACTTGCTCAGGGAGAAGCGACCGTCACAGAGCTCGCCGAACCCTTTGAGATGAGCCTACCTGCCATCTCCAAACATCTCAAAGTATTGGAACGTGCTCAACTGATTACCCGCAGCCGAGATGCCCAATGGCGACCCTGCCACCTCAATCCGGAACCGCTGAAGGATTTAGCAGACTGGCTGGAACACTATCGCCAATTTTGGGAACACAGTTTCGATCGCCTGGATGAATATTTACAAGAATTACAGTCAACTGAATAA
- a CDS encoding MAPEG family protein produces MTRQPEVQVNLQKEELAIRKAGALSLIVSALSLGIGYFTLPVWFEFPTSLVNRLAFAIQASLFVLLWVLVGVMMVSMGRRKSLADVGGAAAGPPSDKIAVQVAFLQNTLEQAVLAVGAYLALATLLSGPWLSLIVTAVMLFAVGRLLFLIGYHRDHRGAQGRALGMSLTMLPTLAGYVLAIALIIIPS; encoded by the coding sequence ATGACCAGACAACCCGAAGTGCAAGTCAATCTGCAAAAAGAAGAACTCGCCATTCGAAAGGCTGGTGCTCTGTCGCTTATTGTCAGTGCCCTTAGCTTAGGAATTGGCTATTTCACATTGCCGGTCTGGTTTGAGTTTCCGACCTCGCTAGTGAACCGGTTAGCCTTCGCCATTCAGGCGAGCCTGTTTGTGCTGCTTTGGGTGCTGGTGGGGGTGATGATGGTGTCAATGGGACGACGGAAATCACTGGCGGATGTGGGCGGCGCGGCAGCCGGGCCACCCAGCGATAAGATTGCGGTGCAGGTGGCGTTTCTGCAAAATACGCTGGAGCAGGCGGTACTTGCAGTTGGTGCTTACCTGGCTCTGGCGACCCTACTCAGCGGGCCGTGGCTGTCGCTGATTGTGACGGCGGTGATGCTGTTTGCGGTGGGGCGGCTCCTGTTTTTGATTGGCTATCACCGCGATCACCGAGGTGCCCAAGGGCGTGCCTTGGGCATGTCCCTGACCATGTTGCCGACTCTGGCCGGATATGTGCTGGCAATCGCCTTGATCATCATCCCGTCATGA